A genomic stretch from Salvia splendens isolate huo1 unplaced genomic scaffold, SspV2 ctg973, whole genome shotgun sequence includes:
- the LOC121791943 gene encoding protein MAIN-LIKE 1-like: protein MASSSTSGRRLACGPADPSVLYFQRQHVSNNIWAGVSSEDVRCRRYEGIIWDIPIHQYVLAIVDQMGFGGMLRCGKPKDIDHHLITALIERWRPETHTFHFPVGEATVTLEDVEVLWGLKVDGEALTAYIPPTEAGYWKDRCLDFLGFIPDASELKEMAFKQTSLSRQLRIELSGDHDHYIYAQRARIYCLLLLGGLMIPNASGNKIPFFYLQFFMDIELCSTYRVGQQALNGME, encoded by the exons atggcatcatcttccaCCTCTGgtcgtcggcttgcatgtggtcctgcggatccatctgtgttatattttcagagacaacacgtctctaacaacatatgggcaggagtttcatccgaagatgtacgctgccgacgatatGAAGGAATAATTTGGGATATTCCCATCCATCAATATGTCTTGGcaatagtggaccagatggggtttgggggtatgttaaggtgtggtaaaccaaaagatattgaccaccatcttatcacagctttgattgaacgttggaggccagagactcacacgtttcactttccagtcggtgaagcgactgtgacactggaagacgtggaggtcttatggggcctgaaagttgatggagaggctctgACAGCTTACATCCCCCCGACGGAAGCGGGATATTGGAAGGACCGGtgtttggattttctaggattcataccggacgcatccgagttgaaggaaatggcttttaagcagacgagcttatctcgtcaattgaggattgagctgtctGGTGACCACGACCACTACATATATGCAcagcgggctcgtatctattgtctgctattacttggtggtctgatgatccccaacgcctccggaaataaaattccgttcttctacctacaatttttcatggatatagaactgtgttctacatata gagtgggacaacagGCACTTAACGGTATGGAATGA